The Aquila chrysaetos chrysaetos chromosome 16, bAquChr1.4, whole genome shotgun sequence genome has a segment encoding these proteins:
- the CHKA gene encoding choline kinase alpha isoform X1, translating into MKTKFCNGETDPSPLGLLLGCSSGGGGGVLPAAGQPPSPLAHADPEGKDPVAAGRGGGATTPPSALLLPPPPPEEEPPLDPRTRRRAYLWCKEFLPGAWRGLREEQLRINPIRGGLSNMLFQCSLPDTIETLADEPRKVLLRLYGAILQMRSCNKGESVQSQKENDLQGAEAMVLESVMFAILAERALGPKLYGIFPQGRLEEFIPSRKLSTEELSLPDISAEIAEKMARFHGMKMPFNKEPKWLFGTMEKYLNQVLRIKFTRESRTRKLNKLLSYNLPQEMKNLRAMLEATSSPVVFCHNDCQEGNVLLLEGRENSENQKLMLIDFEYSSYNYRGFDIGNHFCEWMYDYTYEKYPFFKASVLKYPSKKQQLHFISSYLSAFHDGFENLSNEEKSKLEEEVLIEVNRFALASHFFWGLWSIIQAKISSIEFGYLEYALSRFDAYFDQKKKLKV; encoded by the exons ATGAAGACCAAGTTCTGTAACGGCGAGACCGACCCTTCCCCGCTGGGGCTCCTCCTCGGCTGCAGCtccggcgggggcggcggcgtCCTCCCTGCCGCCGGGCAGCCCCCCTCGCCGCTGGCTCACGCCGACCCCGAGGGGAAAGACCCAGTCGCGGCGGGCAGAGGCGGGGGCGCCACGACCCCGCCCTCcgcgctgctgctgccgccgccgccgcctgagGAGGAGCCGCCGCTCGACCCCCGAACGCGGCGCAGGGCGTATCTGTGGTGTAAGGAGTTCCTGCCGGGGGCCtggcgggggctgcgggaggagCAGCTGCGCATCAACCCCATCAG AGGTGGCCTCAGCAACATGCTGTTTCAGTGCTCACTACCTGATACCATTGAGACACTTGCAGATGAACCACGGAAAGTTCTCCTGCGCTTATATGGTGCAATCCTGCAGATG AGGTCCTGTAATAAAGGAGAGTCTGTACAGtctcagaaggaaaatgacTTGCAA GGGGCAGAAGCCATGGTTCTGGAAAGTGTTATGTTTGCCATTCTTGCAGAGCGAGCTCTTGGCCCAAAGCTGTATGGAATCTTTCCACAAGGGCGACTGGAGGAATTCATTCCC aGCAGGAAGCTCAGTACTGAAGAACTAAGCTTACCTGACATATCTGCTGAAATAGCTGAGAAGATGGCTAGATTTCATGGCATGAAAATGCCATTTAATAAAGAACCTAAGTGGCTTTTTGGAACAATGGAAAA ATATCTAAATCAGGTGCTGAGGATTAAATTTACCAGAGAGTCCAGAACTAGAAAACTGAACAAACTCCTCAGTTACAATCTTCcccaggaaatgaaaaatctaaG AGCTATGCTTGAAGCTACTTCATCACCAGTTGTATTTTGCCACAATGACTGTCAAGAAG GTAATGTCTTACTTCTGGAAGGCAGAGAGAAttcagaaaaccaaaagctgaTGCTCATTGACTTTGAATACAGCAGCTATAATTACCG agGATTTGACATTGGAAATCACTTTTGTGAATGGATGTATGATTACACGTATGAGAAATACCCATTCTTCAAAGCTAGTGTTCTTAAATATCCTTCAAAGAAGCAACAG CTTCATTTTATCTCCAGTTACCTGTCTGCATTCCATGATGGCTTTGAAAATCTGAGCAATGAAGAGAAGTCCAAACTAGAAGAAGAAGTGTTGATAGAAGTTAACAG GTTTGCCCTTGCATCACACTTCTTCTGGGGTCTGTGGTCTATTATACAAGCAAAGATCTCATCCATTGAGTTTGGTTACCTG GAATATGCGTTATCCAGATTTGATGCATACTTTGATCAGAAGAAGAAGCTGAAGGTGTGA
- the CHKA gene encoding choline kinase alpha isoform X2: MLFQCSLPDTIETLADEPRKVLLRLYGAILQMRSCNKGESVQSQKENDLQGAEAMVLESVMFAILAERALGPKLYGIFPQGRLEEFIPSRKLSTEELSLPDISAEIAEKMARFHGMKMPFNKEPKWLFGTMEKYLNQVLRIKFTRESRTRKLNKLLSYNLPQEMKNLRAMLEATSSPVVFCHNDCQEGNVLLLEGRENSENQKLMLIDFEYSSYNYRGFDIGNHFCEWMYDYTYEKYPFFKASVLKYPSKKQQLHFISSYLSAFHDGFENLSNEEKSKLEEEVLIEVNRFALASHFFWGLWSIIQAKISSIEFGYLEYALSRFDAYFDQKKKLKV; encoded by the exons ATGCTGTTTCAGTGCTCACTACCTGATACCATTGAGACACTTGCAGATGAACCACGGAAAGTTCTCCTGCGCTTATATGGTGCAATCCTGCAGATG AGGTCCTGTAATAAAGGAGAGTCTGTACAGtctcagaaggaaaatgacTTGCAA GGGGCAGAAGCCATGGTTCTGGAAAGTGTTATGTTTGCCATTCTTGCAGAGCGAGCTCTTGGCCCAAAGCTGTATGGAATCTTTCCACAAGGGCGACTGGAGGAATTCATTCCC aGCAGGAAGCTCAGTACTGAAGAACTAAGCTTACCTGACATATCTGCTGAAATAGCTGAGAAGATGGCTAGATTTCATGGCATGAAAATGCCATTTAATAAAGAACCTAAGTGGCTTTTTGGAACAATGGAAAA ATATCTAAATCAGGTGCTGAGGATTAAATTTACCAGAGAGTCCAGAACTAGAAAACTGAACAAACTCCTCAGTTACAATCTTCcccaggaaatgaaaaatctaaG AGCTATGCTTGAAGCTACTTCATCACCAGTTGTATTTTGCCACAATGACTGTCAAGAAG GTAATGTCTTACTTCTGGAAGGCAGAGAGAAttcagaaaaccaaaagctgaTGCTCATTGACTTTGAATACAGCAGCTATAATTACCG agGATTTGACATTGGAAATCACTTTTGTGAATGGATGTATGATTACACGTATGAGAAATACCCATTCTTCAAAGCTAGTGTTCTTAAATATCCTTCAAAGAAGCAACAG CTTCATTTTATCTCCAGTTACCTGTCTGCATTCCATGATGGCTTTGAAAATCTGAGCAATGAAGAGAAGTCCAAACTAGAAGAAGAAGTGTTGATAGAAGTTAACAG GTTTGCCCTTGCATCACACTTCTTCTGGGGTCTGTGGTCTATTATACAAGCAAAGATCTCATCCATTGAGTTTGGTTACCTG GAATATGCGTTATCCAGATTTGATGCATACTTTGATCAGAAGAAGAAGCTGAAGGTGTGA